In Euphorbia lathyris chromosome 9, ddEupLath1.1, whole genome shotgun sequence, the following are encoded in one genomic region:
- the LOC136206829 gene encoding uncharacterized protein produces the protein MMLTHFPNPKLLVAPSHSSHFSNNSSHFLLKPHHRSFFLNSSFPLQNHNNPLPRRLFLPAVSGMWDALTGDKRRGDAKLAVARGMALFRQGDVEGSVAEFDKAIELDSSQRAYLWQRGLSLYYVDRFEEGAEQFRLDVAANPNDTEEAIWCFLCEAQLYGVAQARQRFLKVGRDRRPVMREACEMFKECGDPEKLVTAFSGHSHDYFYASLYAGLYYESQNEEEAAKRHIVAAYKSHYGQRSEDYMAALAKVHCQCRKWIDD, from the exons ATGATGTTAACCCATTTCCCAAATCCGAAATTGCTTGTAGCACCCTCTCATTCTTCTCATTTTTCTAATAATTCATCCCATTTTTTGCTAAAACCCCACCACAGATCCTTCTTTTTAAACTCCTCTTTTCCACTACAAAATCACAATAACCCATTACCCAGAAGATTGTTTCTTCCTGCAGTTTCCGGCATGTGGGACGCTTTAACCGGCGACAAAAGACGCGGGGATGCCAAATTGGCTGTTGCACGCGGAATGGCACTCTTTAGACAG GGCGATGTTGAAGGTTCCGTAGCAGAATTTGACAAGGCAATAGAATTGGATTCTAGCCAAAGGGCTT ATCTTTGGCAAAGGGGGCTTTCACTTTACTATGTGGATAG GTTTGAAGAAGGAGCAGAGCAGTTTAGGTTAGATGTTGCAGCAAATCCAAATGATACAGAGGAAGCAATATGGTGCTTTCTTTGTGAAGCTCAATTGTATGGAGTTGCTCAAGCAAGACAACGATTTCTTAAG GTTGGCAGAGATCGAAGACCTGTCATGCGAGAAGCTTGCGAAATGTTTAAAGAATGCGGTGATCCAGAAAAG CTTGTCACTGCATTTTCCGGCCATTCACATGACTATTTCTATGCTTCATTATATGCTGGCCTCTACTATGAATCTCAG AATGAAGAAGAAGCAGCTAAACGTCATATAGTTGCTGCATACAAGTCTCACTATGGACAAAG ATCTGAAGATTATATGGCTGCTCTTGCCAAGGTTCATTGTCAATGTCGAAAATGGATCGATGACTGA